A region of the Cottoperca gobio chromosome 22, fCotGob3.1, whole genome shotgun sequence genome:
GCTATGAGTCATGGAATACAGttatatcatattgtattaGTGTGtctagttaataataataatattaatataatacatatacccACTTCTGTTTCCCTGgttaacagcagcagctccatgCTTGGCAGTGAAGTGTCTAATCATGGAGGAAGTTTCCCCATGATACTTCAGTTCAGTTGAACACGTCAAGCACCGGACCTGTAGAGAACGCCATttgtaaatacaaatgcaatttcAATCTATAAAGCTATAGCCTAATGGCTAAACTAATCATATACATAATTTAACTACGTCACATATTAAATAGCCAGCATACATACCTTGTCAGGAGCGATCAGATTGAAGTGTTCCCACATGTCAGAACGACCTCTCTTcctggctggctccataatgatccaatacaaacgcaatagcaacaactcaacagcaataacgtATACTACTatgacaacaacccacaaattgtgcattgtttagagcggttataaagtgttgaggcacTCAAATTCagaactgtctcaacctgtcagaatcgagacgaggcagtggcagcgaatcacctgattggaccgcgaaccagttcggtgattcattcaggaaatgaagcagttactgcttcatacgtcatatgtcacgtgatttgaagcaacaCTGTCATCACTACCTGTTACAGCTCCTGTAGTTACTCTGTTGCTTTTAATGAGACAAAGGCAAAGCTCAACACTTCAACACTTGAAAGGAACCCCCCCAAGTCTTGAAATGCAGCTGGTATGTCAattttaaagcaataaaaaaaaaaaaaatacaccaaATGTAGCTTTTATTCAAATTGTAATTTATAAGTTACCTCAAACTCTGGTATtggaaacagacaaaacaattagtggaaaaTAATCAACCAATTAATTGAGACTGGAATAAAATACCACCACACAGTTCCACTCATACATCACCTTTAATTTTAAGCAGATTTTCAGTTGGtacaaaaaaaatggaaaacacTTTCAAAAACCAGCATTTGAGCAAATCACATGTATCCACGTTCTGAAGGTACAAGGGCCTTGACATTGATCAAATAGTGGAAATAAATGAGGATTAACAGCATTGTCACAACTTAAAACACTACTGTAACTTAATGGTTACTGCTACCATAACCACCAGTACCATAACCTGTGGCGTTATGACCAAGAaggaaaacattcaaacagcatcttatcatttttaaaagccAGATGACAGGACTACAAATGAAGTCTTGAATAGTCTCGCTCACCTCAACCTGTTTAAGGAGTGCACTTAAAGACAGATGCACCACTGACAAAGTCCAGTTCACATTTCTTTGGCCAAATAAAAAGGAGAATTATAACCAGACATCGATTTATTAATCCCtacactgaaaaacaaaaacaaaaatcctgCTAAAACCTCAAATAAGTACTTTGTGAAGTTTAAGAGAAATCGCTAGTTTAAAAACTCTTCACCTGTCATTAAGTAAATAGTTGATTTCCCTCAGTGTTCGCCAGCTTTACCATACAGAGGCTGAACGAGAACCAGGTTAGCGTCTCTTGTCCTTCCTGTCTCTATCTTTATGCTCCCTATCGCTGCGGGACGACCTGCCCCTCCCTTCctcgctccttctcttcttcctctccttggATGCCTTCGAGTCCCTCCCTCCTCCGCTACTTCCTCCTCTCTTGCGgtgacttctctcttctcctttcttcctgtCCCTCGCTCTATCAGATGGCCTCCTCTTGCGCTTACTGCCGTCTCGGCTGCGACTTCGGCTGCTTTTGGAcgatgaggatgaagaggatgaagaagaggagcggCTGGATccggaggaagaggatgagctTCCGCTGGAAGAGGAGCCCGAGGACGAAGAGGAGGGGCTGTTATTGTGACTGCGGCCCTTCTTTGGCAGcttttccttcttcctccctcgGCCACCGCCTTCCTTCTTGGAGGGTGCAGGGGTAATGTTGGGGGCCTCCTGGGAATCAGCTGGTTTTTGGGGAGCTTCAGCCCTGTGTTTCCCTTCCACAGCCCGACTTTCAGCTGCTGAGTTCATGACCTCTAGGCCTGGCAGGATGACATTCTGCCCAGGCGCCACAGAGGTTGTTGGGGCTTCTGGGGTTAGAGAGGACTTTACGGCTGTGACTGCAGTGAGGCCGAGCTGGGGCTGCtgactgctggctgctgctgctgctgcttcttggCTGGTTACGGTTGGTTCAGATGACTGGGTGTCCTGGGTCTTTTCATTTTGGAGGTCTGTGAGtccctgtttcctctctgcttctccctcctctacattAACCCTGTGCTCCTTCTCTGGCTTgccctccacctccatctcctctgACCCTGGACTTGCCTCCTTTACtcccttctcccccctctccgCTACACCTTtaaccccctcctctccttccttcttctccacctcctcctcttccctcccctcctcacTCAACTCCATCCCCTcaacctcttcctccaccttctGCAACACTTccttctccccttcctcctcatTGTCCTCATCTGTCACCTTTTTACcaccctccttttctctctcctccatctcctcgtcatcctcctcttcttcctccatctctgcatcCCCCTTGTTACCTGTCACCTTGACTACCTGACCTGCTGGCTTACCCTCCGCCGAGTGGTCcatccctgttgctgccgtgtTGCCATCCTGGTCGCGGTTCGGCTGTCGCCGGGGGCGAGACTCCATCTTGCTGAGGTGTTCGGCAAAAGCCTCACGCCTCTCCTCAAACACAACTGTCGggaaaacaaaaccaaagatCCACAGAGGTTACGAAGTGACACACAAATCTGGGAAGAAACCTCATCTCTTAAACATTGGCAAGATGTTCCAAAAGAAGAATCCTACTCACTATTGAGTTTCTTGGTGGAGTCATCGAGGAGTTTCTGTGTGGCGGAGCACATTTTCCCAGGCACGTAGAAGATATGAGGCTTGGTCTTTGTACGAATGTATTTCACCAGATGGTTGTTGTGGCTGGTCCACTCCTCTTGCTGTCAATGGAGGAAACAGAAGGTTAAAAACAAGGCAAAGTACCAACTGTTAACTTTGTTTTATACAGTCACTaacaaaacatgacacaatATATCTGCATT
Encoded here:
- the pnn gene encoding pinin, with translation MAVVVRSLQDQLEKAKLSLKNVDDNIRKLTGRDPNESRPGQIRRLGGPMAGPGGGRGRGMNLLRRSLSDMGSGGGGPPAKQRDIEGALLRLAGDQRARRDTRNDSDAEDDDDVKRPALQSSVVATSKERTRRDLIQDQTMDERGKQRNRRMFGLLMGTLQKFKQDSNVSTDKQKRRTEIEQKLEVQAEAEKKKVETDKRELFEERRSKQTELRLLEQKVELAQLQEEWTSHNNHLVKYIRTKTKPHIFYVPGKMCSATQKLLDDSTKKLNIVFEERREAFAEHLSKMESRPRRQPNRDQDGNTAATGMDHSAEGKPAGQVVKVTGNKGDAEMEEEEEDDEEMEEREKEGGKKVTDEDNEEEGEKEVLQKVEEEVEGMELSEEGREEEEVEKKEGEEGVKGVAERGEKGVKEASPGSEEMEVEGKPEKEHRVNVEEGEAERKQGLTDLQNEKTQDTQSSEPTVTSQEAAAAAASSQQPQLGLTAVTAVKSSLTPEAPTTSVAPGQNVILPGLEVMNSAAESRAVEGKHRAEAPQKPADSQEAPNITPAPSKKEGGGRGRKKEKLPKKGRSHNNSPSSSSSGSSSSGSSSSSSGSSRSSSSSSSSSSSKSSRSRSRDGSKRKRRPSDRARDRKKGEERSHRKRGGSSGGGRDSKASKERKKRRSEEGRGRSSRSDREHKDRDRKDKRR